The following proteins are encoded in a genomic region of Natrinema sp. DC36:
- the trkA gene encoding Trk system potassium transporter TrkA, with the protein MYVIIVGAGEVGRSIAANLEDTHDVALVDRDGDVTEELTYSLDVLTIRGDGTDLETLREAGLEQAGLVIACTDNDETNAVVCGAAKAAGDVFTIARVRRRTLLETWQGSKGAFGVDFMVCTDLLTAQAIFRISGLPSAHDVDTFAGGLIRMAEFDIPVDSPIADRTVREADCYDSLTFAAIFRDDEMVVTRGDTVIQAGDRVVVIGSPTSINDFANEVAMTPEEAEEVVIVGASEIGFQTAREFEDHGFRPRLIERDHERAREVAESLPNTMVMESDATNQEFLAREHVGEADVVIAALDSDEKNLLVSLLADRLGVDRTVAIIENPQYADLFETVGVDVAINPREETAEEIIRFTRTDNTEKIAMLEHDRAEVIEIEVGPESVLVGREIVDATNDLPEGVVIGAISRDGEHITPRGETVVQSGDHVIIFVAADALDEVIELI; encoded by the coding sequence GTGTACGTAATCATCGTCGGGGCCGGCGAAGTCGGTCGATCGATCGCCGCCAACCTGGAGGACACCCACGACGTTGCCCTGGTCGATCGCGACGGCGACGTCACCGAGGAACTCACGTACTCGCTCGACGTGCTCACGATCCGCGGTGACGGAACCGACCTCGAGACGCTGCGCGAGGCCGGACTCGAGCAGGCGGGTCTCGTCATCGCCTGTACCGACAACGACGAGACGAACGCGGTCGTCTGCGGCGCGGCGAAAGCTGCGGGCGACGTCTTTACCATCGCACGAGTGCGTCGCCGGACGTTGCTCGAGACGTGGCAGGGCTCGAAGGGGGCCTTCGGCGTCGATTTCATGGTCTGTACCGACCTCTTGACCGCCCAGGCGATCTTCCGGATTTCGGGACTGCCGAGCGCGCACGACGTCGATACGTTCGCTGGCGGGCTCATTCGCATGGCCGAGTTCGACATCCCGGTGGACAGCCCGATCGCAGATCGGACCGTCAGGGAAGCTGACTGTTACGATTCGCTCACGTTCGCCGCGATCTTCCGGGACGACGAGATGGTCGTCACCAGAGGTGACACCGTTATTCAGGCCGGGGATCGGGTCGTCGTGATCGGGAGTCCAACTTCGATCAACGACTTCGCCAACGAAGTCGCTATGACGCCCGAGGAAGCGGAGGAAGTCGTCATCGTCGGTGCCAGCGAGATCGGATTTCAGACCGCCCGGGAGTTCGAGGATCACGGCTTTCGTCCGCGGCTGATCGAACGCGATCACGAACGGGCTCGCGAGGTCGCCGAGTCGCTCCCGAACACGATGGTCATGGAGAGCGACGCGACCAATCAGGAGTTCCTCGCCCGCGAGCACGTCGGCGAGGCCGACGTCGTGATCGCCGCCCTCGACAGCGACGAGAAGAACCTCCTCGTCTCCCTGCTCGCCGACCGCCTCGGCGTCGACCGTACCGTCGCGATCATCGAGAACCCCCAGTACGCCGACCTCTTCGAGACCGTCGGCGTCGACGTCGCGATCAATCCTCGAGAGGAAACCGCGGAGGAAATCATCCGGTTCACCCGGACGGACAACACCGAGAAGATAGCGATGCTCGAGCACGATCGCGCGGAGGTCATCGAGATCGAGGTCGGCCCGGAGAGCGTTCTCGTCGGCCGAGAGATCGTCGATGCGACGAACGACCTCCCGGAGGGCGTCGTCATCGGTGCCATCTCGCGGGACGGTGAGCACATCACGCCGCGCGGCGAGACGGTCGTTCAGTCCGGCGACCACGTGATCATCTTCGTCGCCGCGGACGCTCTCGACGAGGTCATCGAACTGATATAG